The segment GCGAGTTGCTAATTGGATAGCGCGCTCGTCGGCTTCGATCGCTTCTTTGACATTCTTCTCGCTGTTGTTCTTCTGATAGAGTCGCCAGCCAGCAACCCCCGATAATCCCATCGCTAACAGCAATAACAATCCATCTTGTACCCACAGTTCCCCGACTGCGCCGCCAAGTCCGATCGCTAATGCTGCCATCTCCCAACCGTCTTTCGGGATCGTGTCCGCTTGAACTCGCGCGACTTCATGCCAAAACAAGAGATTTCGTTGGTCGATCGCCAACTGATCCCATTTCGGCATATCAATTTGGATCTCGATCTCATCCCGACCGATTTCCTCACAGGTGATCAGTGGAGGATTGACCGCGGTCGTTGTTTCGATCGTGACCCAACTCTGCAATTCCGGGGGTAGCAGGGTCTTCAAGCGACGTAACTCGCTCATGTCGGCTCTAGCGGACGAGGTTGCATAAGATGTCATGGACTTCAGCCTCAGAATGAACGCCTATCCTCATAATATTGCGATCTTAGCGATTCTACGGAGGATGGGTATAGGTGAATTCATTCTGCCTGATAAAAGTCTTATCAAGCAAGTCGTGCGAACCGAATCTTTTCAATTAATTCGATAGTTTGGTGGGTATGGGTTGGGGACTCTCTGGCGCGTAGTGGGAAATGACCACGATCGGTAAAATCAACGTAATCAATGCGATCGCAGTTCCAACAAGATTGACAACAAAATTGGCAGATACGGGATGCGATCGTTTCGGAGCGGTAGCCTCACTACCTATGTGCATAGAGCGTTTTAACCAACTCAATAAGGTTCAGCAGGAAAGCCCTGATTCTTTCCTAGTTAACCCAGGTCAGAGAAATACATTTCACTGTATGAATAATTTTAGCTAATTTTTCCCAGGTTTCTGTTGCTCATAAACAATCCTGATAACTCTCATGTAGCAACGGATACATAATGCTGTTTTGGGTGAATCTTGCAAGGATTTTTGTCTACCTCGGGGTAGATGCTGGTTGAGCGATCGAGTTTCTACTCTCAACATCGTTATTTCCGAACTTGGGCTGTACGGTTCTACTGACTGTGGCACAGCAAGTGCTTTGCTAAAGTAAGGTTAATCGAGATTGAAATTTGATCCTCAGTTGCGAGGTACAGACTGTGAACGATACTTCTAATCAACTTCCTGAGTTTCTTCAAGGTGCGGGCGATGCTAGCGGTAAGCTGCTTCAATATGTACAGTCGCTTGAGCCTGAAACGATCGCTCAACTTTCTAAGCCGTCCTCACCTGAAGTGCTGCAAGTGATGGAGCGCAACATTATCGGGCTGTTGGGCGGTCTGCCTCCTGAAAGTTTTGATGTGATGATTACGACGAACCGCGAGTCTTTAGGCAGATTGCTCGCGTCGGCAATGATGAGCGGATACTTCCTGAAAAGCGCTGAACAGCGGTTGGCATTGGAAAAATCATGGTCAGATGTCCAATAAGAAATCGATAAAGTCCTCTAGCTCGGCAGGGAGTTTCTCTCTGCCGAATTTTTTGGTGTCTGAATTGCGATCGCGCTTACTGGATTGGTATGCAACATCGGGGCGTTCTCTCCCTTGGCGCGAGACACGAGATCCTTATCGGATCTGGATTTCGGAAATTATGCTTCAGCAGACTCAGGTGAAAACGGTGATCCCGTATTTCGATCGCTGGATACAACAATTTCCTTCAGTGCAGAGTCTTGCTGATGCTGAATTGCAAACAGTGCTAAAAGCTTGGGAAGGTTTAGGCTACTATGCTCGCGCTCGCAATCTGCATCGGGCGGCAAAGCAAATTGCTGAAACTGGGTTTCCAACTGATTTGGATAGCATCCAAGCACTGCCTGGAATTGGACGAACGACCGCAGGGGGAATTCTCAGTGCGGCGTTTGATCAACCGATTTCGATTCTCGATGGCAATG is part of the Leptolyngbya boryana PCC 6306 genome and harbors:
- a CDS encoding DUF3318 domain-containing protein, with product MTSYATSSARADMSELRRLKTLLPPELQSWVTIETTTAVNPPLITCEEIGRDEIEIQIDMPKWDQLAIDQRNLLFWHEVARVQADTIPKDGWEMAALAIGLGGAVGELWVQDGLLLLLAMGLSGVAGWRLYQKNNSEKNVKEAIEADERAIQLATRFGYTLPNAYKSLGSALKTLIDQTPKKRQRAKYQARLDALKKSAAKAKAKMRSAAPADF
- a CDS encoding DUF760 domain-containing protein — translated: MNDTSNQLPEFLQGAGDASGKLLQYVQSLEPETIAQLSKPSSPEVLQVMERNIIGLLGGLPPESFDVMITTNRESLGRLLASAMMSGYFLKSAEQRLALEKSWSDVQ